In Nostoc sp. UHCC 0926, a single genomic region encodes these proteins:
- a CDS encoding thioredoxin family protein yields MSLAVIKFSSEECGICHKMSFYDKKVAEELGLEFIDVKMQDTTAYRKYRKILLTQYPDKSEMGWPTYIICNSPEGEFLIVGEVKGGHPKGEFRSRLQEVLNSTANQN; encoded by the coding sequence ATGAGTTTAGCTGTAATTAAGTTCTCTTCAGAAGAGTGCGGCATTTGCCACAAAATGTCTTTTTATGACAAAAAGGTGGCTGAAGAACTGGGTTTAGAATTTATCGATGTGAAAATGCAGGATACGACTGCTTACCGCAAGTATCGCAAGATTTTATTAACTCAGTATCCTGATAAATCAGAAATGGGATGGCCTACTTACATCATCTGCAATTCTCCAGAAGGAGAATTTCTGATTGTGGGTGAGGTAAAAGGAGGTCATCCCAAAGGAGAGTTTAGAAGCCGTCTTCAAGAGGTTCTGAATTCCACAGCTAATCAGAACTAA
- a CDS encoding S8 family peptidase, producing the protein MRKLILLCLFVIGLGSAIFGFLNFQGMATKGEFETILLDFREDIPSLVVEQNLQAIAKQYNVTPQLDNKFSKKDNVYIVKGDRQRLQELKKSQFAQATEFIEPNYIYRKIPQPGKPAWLGEFLRPQDDEETSPSLTGPNDQYYSKQWNLHQIGIEGAWSQTKGSGITVAVIDTGITKVRDLYETKFVKGYDFVNDREEAKDDNGHGTHVAGTIAQATNNKYGVAGIAYEASLMPLKVLSSFGGGTVADIAEAIKFAADKGADVINMSLGGSGESKLMKEAIEYAHRKGVVIIAAAGNENTNGASYPARYPYVIGVSGIGPDGEKAPYSNFGAGVDISAPGGSEAGKILQETIDENGEGVFLGFQGTSMASPHVAGVAALIKAAGIKEPDEVLKVLKQSARVIQDDGLNYYGAGQLNAEAAVKLAFAGQISFPDFFRWLRDNGYLNPGFWIDGGAIALLPKILMVVGSYLLAWFLRVYFPFAWSWSLSSGLIAGSSGLFFLKGIYIFDLPQWPFRVLGSSIPELGNTLQGTNAFNPLFASVLIPIVLMALLLGHPSWKWFAIGSTLGVAACLTVSAFFDPAVWGLGSGHLARLFLITNALICYGLARLALKNEEKIA; encoded by the coding sequence ATGAGAAAACTTATATTATTGTGCTTGTTTGTCATTGGGCTGGGATCTGCCATATTTGGTTTCCTGAATTTCCAGGGAATGGCAACTAAAGGAGAGTTTGAGACGATTTTGCTTGATTTTCGGGAAGATATTCCATCACTTGTGGTGGAACAGAATCTGCAAGCGATCGCCAAACAATACAACGTTACACCCCAATTAGACAACAAGTTTTCCAAAAAAGATAATGTGTATATTGTCAAAGGCGATCGCCAGCGACTCCAAGAACTGAAAAAATCTCAATTTGCCCAAGCTACAGAATTTATTGAGCCAAATTACATTTACAGAAAGATTCCCCAACCAGGTAAACCCGCTTGGTTAGGAGAATTTTTGAGACCCCAAGATGATGAAGAGACAAGCCCCTCATTAACTGGCCCCAATGACCAATATTACAGCAAGCAGTGGAACTTGCACCAAATTGGCATTGAAGGTGCATGGAGTCAAACCAAAGGCAGTGGCATCACAGTTGCAGTAATTGACACCGGGATTACCAAGGTGCGGGACTTATATGAGACAAAATTCGTCAAAGGCTATGATTTTGTTAACGACCGAGAAGAAGCCAAAGACGATAACGGCCACGGTACTCATGTTGCCGGAACTATTGCCCAAGCTACAAATAACAAATATGGCGTAGCTGGAATTGCCTATGAAGCCAGTCTGATGCCGCTGAAGGTACTCAGTTCATTTGGTGGCGGTACTGTTGCCGATATTGCCGAAGCAATTAAATTTGCTGCTGATAAAGGCGCAGATGTAATTAATATGAGCTTGGGTGGTAGCGGTGAAAGCAAGTTGATGAAAGAAGCAATCGAGTATGCCCATAGAAAAGGTGTAGTTATCATTGCCGCAGCGGGGAATGAAAATACCAATGGGGCAAGCTATCCAGCCCGCTATCCCTATGTCATCGGCGTTTCCGGAATTGGCCCAGATGGGGAAAAAGCACCTTATTCTAACTTTGGTGCTGGGGTAGATATCTCTGCTCCTGGTGGCAGTGAAGCTGGTAAAATTCTCCAAGAAACTATCGATGAAAACGGCGAAGGAGTATTTCTTGGCTTCCAGGGTACAAGCATGGCTTCGCCACACGTTGCCGGTGTTGCGGCATTAATCAAAGCTGCTGGCATCAAAGAACCAGATGAAGTTTTAAAAGTCCTCAAGCAGTCGGCGCGAGTTATCCAGGATGATGGTTTGAACTATTATGGCGCTGGACAACTCAATGCAGAAGCAGCAGTCAAACTAGCCTTTGCGGGGCAAATCAGTTTCCCAGATTTCTTCCGGTGGTTACGCGATAACGGCTATCTTAACCCCGGCTTTTGGATTGATGGTGGTGCGATCGCACTCTTACCCAAGATTTTAATGGTAGTTGGTTCCTATTTACTGGCTTGGTTTTTACGGGTTTACTTCCCCTTCGCTTGGAGTTGGTCTTTATCTAGTGGCTTAATTGCCGGCAGTTCTGGGTTATTCTTCCTCAAGGGAATCTATATTTTTGACCTTCCCCAGTGGCCTTTCCGGGTTTTGGGCAGTTCAATTCCCGAACTAGGCAATACTCTCCAGGGAACTAATGCGTTCAATCCCCTGTTTGCCAGCGTACTGATTCCCATTGTCTTAATGGCATTGCTGCTGGGACATCCTAGTTGGAAATGGTTTGCCATTGGTTCAACCTTAGGTGTCGCAGCCTGCTTGACGGTAAGTGCGTTTTTCGATCCAGCTGTTTGGGGTTTGGGAAGTGGTCACTTAGCACGCCTTTTCCTCATCACCAATGCCCTAATCTGTTATGGACTTGCTCGTTTAGCATTGAAAAACGAAGAAAAAATCGCATAG